AATGGCACAATTGCATCCTTCAGGCGGTAGTTAAACCCACCCATAATGTCGCACTCCGGGTTAATTTTCACCTGCATGTAAGCACCGCCCACCGTTTCCTCCGCATTACCCTGACGCATATATAAAAGGTGAGGTGTAACCCCGATCATATCTGTTATTTTGATGCGGGTACCGCCATGTATGAGGTAACGCATCGGCAACTTGTGTGTGTTTTCATCTTCAGCCACGAACGGATCTTCCGGCTGCGTAAGGCGTGCTACTGCAACGCCCGCAAATGGATTGAACATATGTTGCGGATCGCCGTCGAAATAGAGCGCTCCGGCACTTGCGTCGAATACCGTTGACGATGTTGCTTTCAATGTTTCGCCAGATGGAATGCTTGGATCAAAACCGGACACCGGGTTGTACTGGCTGCCCATCTGGAATTTCGTTTGGTCAACGCGGCGGTTAATCAATCCCGCCTGCAAACCGAAAACCAGGCGCTGTGAACCTTCGCGGCCAAACTTGATACCGCTGTAGGATACAGATGCCATTCCATTAAAATAATTATAGCCCGCCTCACCGGCTGCCATGTTGAGCGCAGTAATACCGACACCAATGTTTTTCTCGGTGGCCGCATCAAATGATACTGCCGTAGTTGAGTACGGATGGCCAATATTAGTACCTTGTGTACGATGGTTTACGGTAATGCGGTAATCACCGTCGATGATACCCGCCAATGAAGGATTTAACCATAAGGGATAGGCATAATACTGTGCGAAGTGAGGGTCTACCTGGGCCGATGCAAGTTTCGGGAGACAGGCAGCAACGGTCAACATTACGAAGATGGAAACTCTTCTCATATGAATGCTTTTTCTTGGTTCTTAATTTACCGGAATGGATCGCCCGGGGAGGCGCCATTCCGGCTTTATTACATGATCCGCTGGATATGCGGGATTAACGTATAAGTGTTACAGTACCACGTTTGTTGATCTTCGTGCCATCCTGCATGGTCGACACGAACTCATAAACGTATACACCGACAGGCTGCTTCGTACCGCTCATGGTACCATCCCATCCTTTCGCCTTATCTCTCGACTCGAACACCAGCTGACCCCACTTGTTGAAGAGGCGGAAGGTCATGCTTTGGATCGTGTTACCATATACATAAAGGATATCGTTCACACCATCATTGTTCGGCGTAAAGGCGTTCGGGATGAATACTGAGTTACCGTCAGGATTTTCCGATGTACCGGAAGCCCCCAGGAACCAGCCACTATTCGCACAGGCGTTGGCACCTACCGCACGGACCGTCAGCGTCACTGTTTGACCAGGTAACAGGTTTTGTATGGTGTGGGTAGTACCGGTAAGTCCAGAGCTAGGTGTTTGCACCGTTACACCTCCATCAGTCGATACCTGGTAAGCAATGGCGCCTACAACAGCATTCCACTGGAAGGTGATCGATGTTGGCTCGGTATCCAGTACGGTTACGGTCGGCATTGGCAGCGGCGATAATACCGTTACAACTACCGGCATACGTACCAGGCTTACGCAACCACTTGGCAGGGCTGCATCCACATAGTAGGTAGTAGTGGTTGTGAGCAGCGGTGTGATGAACACGTTACCGGTAAATACTGGTGTTGCATCCAACAAACCAGTGTACCAACGGAAGGTCACACCTGGTGTAAGCGACGTAGCAGTGAGCGTATCCCTGTTGTTCGCACAGATGGCCACATCATGACCAACTACTACCGGTGCTACCGGCGAAACAGCAACCGTAGCCGTAGCCTGTGCCCTGGCGCTGCTTACGCAGTTACCACCGGCAACCGCTTCCACATAATAGGTCACATTACCGGAAAGCGCCGTCGTAACGAAAGTAGATCCGGTGAATACCAGGCTACCGCCAGTCGGTGCATCATACCAACGATAAGTGAGGTTCGGCAACGGTGCTTGTATTGCAAAGGTCGCAGTCGCACCCACGCAGGTTGTTACTACACCTGCACTTGCCAGCACCGGTACCGAAGGTGCATCTGCCGCCGTAACAGCTACCACCGTACGGGAAGCACTTACACATGTACCGCTCGTTGTGGCAGCTTCCACATAATAGGTTGTGTTAGCATTGATCGCCGGCGTAGTAAACTGCGGACCTGTAAAGATCAACGTACCACCTGTCGCTGCGTCGTACCACCTGTAAATCAACTGATCGTCCTGAGAAGTAACGCTAAGGGTTGCCGTGTTGCCGCGACAAACATCTACGCTGGCCGACGTAACTGACGGTGGTGCCGGCGTATTGAGAATTTCGACGATCGCCGTCGTTCGGGTTGCACTGTTGCAATTGCCTGCACTCATCGCTTCCACATAGTAGGTAGTTCTGACATTCACCGCTGGTGTGGTAAAATCAGCGCCCGTACCTACCTGATTGCCGCCGGTCGCGGCATCGTACCAGCGATAAGTGAACCCTGGCTGTGGATTTTGTACACTGAAGGTGACACTGTTGCCCGCACATGCAGAGATGTTATTATTAACGAGCACCACTGTTCCGGCACCATTAGATACCGTTACCGATACCGCCGCACGGGTGGCACTGATACAGTTGCCTGTAGTTGCCTGTACATAATAAGTCGTAGTGGCCGACAGCGCTGGCGTTGTGAAGTAAACACTGTCTGCTGCCAGCAGGTTACCGCCTGTAGGTGCATCGTACCACGCGTAGTCAACACCCGCTTGTGGATTCAACACCTGCAGCCTAGCACTGTTGCCCGCACAAATGGTTACACCGGTAGACACAGCCGGTACTAATGGCGCATCTGTTACACTCACCGTAGCCACTGCCCTAGCATTGCTTACGCAACCGCCTGGCTGGCTAGCTTCTACATAGTAAGATGTATTAGCGTTGATCACCGGAGTTGTAAACGTTTCGCCGGTAAATACTACGTTACCACCAACACCCGCATCGTACCAGGTATAAGTAACACCCGTGATCGGGTTATTGATGGCCAGTGTAGTAGTGTTACCACGACAAACGGTAACGTTCGGACTTGTAAGTGTAGGTGTATTCGGTGTCGCATTCGCCGTAATTGATACTGATGCACGGCCGTTGCTGGAACAGTTGTTCGCATTAACGGCAGATACATAGTAAGTCACATTGCCCGTCAGCGGCGGTGTGCTGAAGCTGGTACCAATCGCCAGCGGCGTACCGCCGGTTGGCACGTTGTACCAGGTATATGTAACACCTGCAACAGGATTTTGGATGGAAAGATTGGCAATAGTACCCAAGCAGGTAACTGGTGTCGGGTTGATGATAACCGGCAGACCAGGAGCCGCACTTACGTTGATCACTACCTGCACCCTCGTGCTACCGCCGGCGCATGCGCCACCTGTAGTGGAGGCCTCTGCATAGTAAATAGCGCTGGAGGTAAGTACAGGCGTGGTAAACGATGTACCACTTGCCACTGGTGTACCGCCTGATAGTGACGTATACCAGTTGTACACGGTACCCGCTGCAGGCGTTACTACATTCACTGTAGCAGTGCTGCCCGCACAGATAGATTGGTTAGCATTATCCAGTACTGGTGGCTGTACATTTGTACCAACCGTTACTGTTACGGCCACGCGACCGCTCGCGTTTGCACAGGTGCCGTTATTCGCTTCTGCGTAGTAAACCGTAGTGGTGGTAAGTGCCGGAGTTGTAAACACGCTGTCGCTTGACAGGAGGCTGCCATTCACAGCCGCATCGTACCAACGTACCAGACTACCGTCGGAAGTATTGGCTTTGAGGGTAGCGGTTTGTCCGGCACAAATAGTGGTATTACCACTGGTAATAACGGGCGTCTGCGGAACCGGCCTTACATTCACCGTTACTTGCGTACGGATCGGGTTCGGACAGCCGTTTGATTTACGAACGCTCTCCACGTAATAAGTGGTAACCGCATTCAGCTGTGGTGTGGTGAAGGTGTTACCTGTCGCCAGTGGCGTACCACCGGTTGGCACATCATACCAGTTGATATTGGCAGAATCGGAAGCTGTTGCTGTCAACGTTACTGTTGAACCTGCACATATATTGGCTGGTGCCGCTACTACCGGCGCTGCAATCACGCGGTTGCCATAATAGACTCTCAGTTCGCTGAGTGCGAGCGCAAGACCTGAGTTCAGGCGTATCTCCACCCTGTCGAACGTAGCGGCAGGAGCGAACGATACGATTACCTGGCCTGTTGCACCACCCAGTACATCCAGCTTAATAAGACCATCGTTGAGAGTTACGCGGTCGTTGTTGTAAGTAGCACCATTGTAGGAAGCTACTGTTACCGCACCCAGTAACCCAGCACTGATAACGCTGCCCGGCATTTCCAGTTTCAGGCGAACAGAATCGCCAGGACCGGTAGCGTAAGGGAATACCAGGTTTTGCTGAACATAACCGCCCACACCTAACACCACATTCAGCGATGAATAGTTGTTAAGATCGTTATCGATCGCATTATCAGGGTTCGTTACGGTACAACCGATACAAAGCCCGCTGGTAGTATTTGTTTGTGCAGCTGCGATATCACAACCAGGATTGAAGTTGCGGTCTACATTGATGATAACCGCCGTACGGGCACTGCTCGCACAACCGGTAGCGTTAGACACTGTTTCTACAAAGTAGCGGGTAGTGTTAGAAAGCGCCGGAGTGGTAAAGCTTGTGCCGGTAGCCAGCGGAGAAGTGCTGGTAGAATCTGCATACCAACGGAACGTTACATCCGCTGTAGCAGAAGTCGCGGTAAAGGTAGCTGTTTGACCGTAAGCCACCTGGCCGCTGGCCGGGTTGATCGTAACAGTCGGCGCGGCCGGCCTTGCATTTACCTGTACAGTTACCGCAGTGCGGTTGGTGCTGGAACACTGTCCGGCATCCACACCTGCATAATAAGTAGTATTCGCATTAAGCGCAGGCGTAGTAAATGTATTGCCTGTCGCGATAGCGGTATCTGCAGTTGCGCTTGCATACCATTTAATGGTACCGCCCGCGACATTCGTTGACGCAGAAAGCGTCACGCTGCTGCCTTCACAGGCAACTGGTGCAGTGGTGTTGATCACTGGCGCCGGTGGCACCGCGGTTACATTCACTTGCACAGCAGTGCGCGCAGTGCTGGTACAACCGCCGGCATTCACCGCATCTACATAATAAATTACGGAACTATCGAGTGCTGCAGTCGTGAAGCTGCTGCCTGTAAACAGCGCAGTACCGCCCGTTTGCTGGCTACACCAATTGAAGGTAGCGCCTGCAGGACCAGTAGCCGTGAGTACGGCAGTATTACCTGCGCAGATCGTTACACTCGGACTTGTGACAGTTGGCGCGGTCACAACAGGCGCCACGATTACCCGAACCGCAGAACGTTTCGGATTAGCACAACCGCTCAGTGTACGTACAGATTCTACATAGAATACCGTATCTGCAGTGAGTACAGCAGTTTGATAAGCGTTACCCGTGAAGAATGGCGAACCGCCCGTAGCAGTAGTGTACCAGTTAAAGGTAGCACCCGCCACCGGCGAAGTCACTGCCAGCGAGGCCGTGTTGCCTGCGCAGATCGTAACTGTATCTTCCTGGAAGGTAGGACTTGCTATTTTACGGGACGCGTAATTCAGGTATACAGAAGTAAGCACACCGGCCGCACCTGAATTGAGGCGAATTTCCACCCGGTCGTACGGAGCGGAAGCGGCGAAGGTGAGAACAGCAGTACGCGTATCTGCCAGCAGGCTGAGTTGCAACAGGCTGGAGTTAAGCGACTGACGATCATTATTGAAAGTAGCACCATTGTAAGTAGCTACTTGTACAGTGCTCAGTAAACCGATGTCGGTTAACGATGCAGGCAGCGATATGGAGAAGCTGATGCTATCGCCGGCATTACCTGCATTCGGGAAGATGAGTGTCTGCTGTGCATAACCACCCAGTAATCCAACCCCTACGCGCAGGTCCGAACCGGTAGAGGCGTCGGTATCTACGGCCAGACCCGGATTGTTCACACCGCAAAGCAGGCATATGCCATTTACGCTGTTAGTTTCGGAGGTTGCCGCATCACAAGGCACATCGTTATTGCCGCCGCCGCTCACTACCACTGAAGCAGTGGAGCGAACAAGCGTATTACAACTGGTAGTATTGGATATCGCTTCTACATAATAAGTAGTATTAGCGACTAATGAAGGCGTGGTATAATTAGCACCGGTAAAGATGCTCGTGCCGCCCGATGCCTGTGTAAACCAGTTAAAGGTTACGTCCGGCGTGGCAGACGAAGCCACAAAGCTGGCCGTCTGACCCAGCGCGATGTTGGCGATCGGTGGTGTTACGACTACGTTAGCCGGCGCATCGTTCACTGTTACGTTCACCGCCAGGCGCGAGGTGCTGGCGCAGGTATTGCTGCGGGCTTCTACATAGTAAGTGCTGGAGGTAGATAATCCAGGCGTTGTGAATGTGGCACCGCTGTCGAGTGGAAGACCTCCGGTAGCAGCATTGTACCAGTAGAAGGTTGCGCCTGCAGGCCCGTTCGCGATAAACGTTACGCTGTCGCCCGCACAAGCTGAGAGACTGGCGGCAGTTACTGTCGGCACAGCTGGCGGTGTATTCACCGTTACGGCTACCGGAACGCGTATACCGTTTTCACAACCGAATTTTCCTGTACCTACATAAAAGGTTTGAGAGCTTGTCAACACCGGCGTAGTGTAAGTGGTGGTATTTGATGCCAGCAGATTACCACCTGCAGGTGCATCGTACCAGTTAACTGTAGCGCCCGCAGGAGCGGTAACGCTCAGCGTAGCAGCTGCATTGGTACAAAGGTCTAAATTAGCGCTCGCAGGCATTGCCTGTGGTATGGTTACCGCCGCATAATAAACCCTTAATTGCGGCAATGCACTGATCAGACCATTAATAGATACAAGTACGCCGTTGAAGGCATTTTCTGCCGCGAAGGACACACGATATTTATTAGTGCCGCTGATGAGTTGCAGGTTGATCAGCCCATTGTTCAGACCGCGCGTATCGCCATTAGATGTAGTTCCTGTATAAGTAGTTGCAGTAATAGAAGAGAGTGCCACGGCAGATAATAATGTTCCTGGCGTTTCAAGCACCAGCACAATGCTGTCGCCGGCGGCGTATGTATTCGGGAACTGCAGGAGTTGACCGGAGAAGGCAGCCACGCCTACCCCAGCGAAGATGGTAGATGCAGAACTGGTATCGGTATCCACTGCAAGCGCGGGATCATTTACACCGCAAAGCAGACACACGCCGCTGAGGATCGGGCTCACCTGTTGTGTTGCAAAACTACAAGGCACATTGTTCTGCACGTTTACATTGGCAGTCACCTGTGTGCGGGTAAGGCTGCGGCATCCCTGGTTGGATACTGCTTCGACATAATAACGGGTGGTCAGGAATAAGCCTGGTGTAGTAAAGGTTGTTCCGGTAAATAACGCAGTACCGCCGGTTGCCTGGCTGTACCATGTATAAGTAGCGGAAGGATCCGGACTTTGAACAGTGAACGATGCTGTTTGTCCTGCAGGTATAGTAACGTTCGCAGTTGTTACAGTCGGTGCAGCCGGAGTCGGATTGACAGTAGCAGTTACCGGCACACGGCTAGTGCTGGCGCAACCGGTGGAGGTCAGTGAAGCCTCTGCGTAGTACACGGTTGTACTCGTAAGCGCGGGCGAAGTAAAGGATGTTCCCGTACCGACTTCTGTACCACCAGAAGGCACCGTATACCATTTATAAACAACACCAGGTACCGGGGTCGACACTGTAAAAGTAGCCGTTTGTCCACCGCAAATCACCTGGTTGGCCACGGCGATTACCGGCGTGGCTGGAAGTGGATTTACGTTTACCGTGATGGCAGACCGCGTTGTATTTGTACAATTATCAAGCGACACCTGTGCATAATAGGTGGTTGTTGCAGAAGGCGAAACTGTAAGCGAAGTACCCTGTGGATTGCCTGGCGTAGGCAGCAATGTGCCGCCGGTAGGCGCATCGTACCAGGAGATTACCGCACCTGGTGTAGGCGTAGTAGCCTGTAAGGTTACAGGACTGCCACTACAGGTAGAAATGCTACTGCCTGTCGTAATGGTAGGCGGATTTAGTATTACCCGGTTGTGGTAGGCGTAGTATAGGCGGAAATTGGTTAGGGCCCCTACCAAACCACCGTTAAGCGTAATACGCACACGGTCAAAGTTTTGCGTGGGACGTAATACGATTTCCCCGCGCTGACTGCCTGCCAGCAGGCGAAGCAGTGCGGTGGAGCCGGTGAACGTTTCAACAACGTTGGTATTGTCACCATTATAAGTGGTAACTGTTACACCACCCAGCAGATTGGCAGCCAACACGTCGTTGGAACTGCCGATGCCGATCACCAGCGAGTCGCAGCCCGCATTGGGATTGGCACCCGGGAACAATAACGTTTCGTAAACAGATGAAGCGAGGCCTACCGTTACATTGAACTGCGCATAATCATCCAGGTTGGCGCTGCCTACGGCATTGCCGGGATTATCGACACCACATAGGAGGCAAAGTAAACCACCGACGCCGGTCGACTGATTATTAGCATACACGCGTTGAGAATAAGCGTCGCCGGCCGGCAGCATAGCCAGCAGCAAACAGCTCATAACGACAGTAAATACGCGCCAAAGGCTTTTAGGAGTAGCTTTTGAACTCATAGCGAACAATGGTTAAAAAATATAAATGAACAGATATACTGCAGCCACCGGTTGGGGCAACTGTAGCGATGAAGGGTAGTAGGGAAGAATAATGGATCTCACATTCGGTTTCAGATGTCTTCCAGCAACACGCCTACACGAAAGTAGGCTGCATATTGTGTTCAGTAAGTGTTCTTTCTCGTTCATTTAGCGACCACCCTGAACGCGTCGTTCAGTTTTGTTCATTCTGTTCATTTTTGTTCATTCATGCAAATTTTTTATTCATTTTCCGTTCATCCCAATCACCCCGATGATCAATTTTTGCGTCTTTATATTGAGTAAGCAACTATTACACTACTGTTCAAAACTGAATCGCATGAAATCTAATTTAATTCTGAAGACGCCCCACTGGCTCGCAAAGCACTGATTAACAAACAAAAACAACTTACCAGAATAGCAAAACTATCATCCGAAGAATAATCTCTCATACCAGTTTCACAACTGTTAGTATGTTTTTACAGAACCTAAAAAACACGATTGAAGATTGTGTGTATTTTACTTATGAAGAAAAACGTGTCCTACTCTGAAAAAACTGAAAATCCGTGGTGCTACATTAGCCGTACATATGACTTTATAGCCCTGATTGCCGAATCCAATTGTGAAATCCATTAATTGTCCCCGTATGATTGATCTGTCGTATGATTTCATCGTAACGCTGCAAAACGAAGTTCTTCGCCGATTTGGTGTCAATCAGTTAATTCCGGGCCACTGTAAACCTTTATCAGAGGCCATTCTTGAGGTTACCGGAAAACTGATCAGTGAAACTACTTTAAAACGCTTCTTCGGATTTGCCATCGCACAACATAGCTTTTCACGTTTCACACTCAATGTATTGGCGCAATATTGCCAGTACAAAGACTGGGACGATTTTCAGGCACATTACTATCGCCGCACGGCCTCTACCGACACAAGTGAACACCCTGCCAGCCAGGAAAAATGGATCGAGATCCGCGCAAAAGCGAATGCTGTTTCCCACTACACATTACTTACATTAAAGAACCGGTCAGGCATTCCGTTCCTGAGTACGGTACCAAGACAGTATTGCCTGTCCCACACCGAACGCTTCCTCGAAAGCGATTGCGTTGCCTCGGTCTTTATTGCTCCGTCTGGCTGGGGTAAATCATTGGCCCTCGTGCATACCGCCGAACACTTTTGGCTCGGAAAAGACGCACTCTATAAAAAAGATATCTGCTGGTTCATTCACGCACACGCGGCAGGCAACCTGCTACTGAAAGGCTTTTCACTGGCCTCCTGGCTCGATAACCAACTACACCTCAACCAGGGCGAAACATTCCGGGATTATTTTGAACAATACTTTGGTGAAAAAGGAGGCAGACTTATTCTAATTATTGATGGGTTTGATGAGATCGCGCTTGGAGCCGATAAACTAAAACTGCTGTATACAAAACTGGAAGACTTCGTTTACGCCAACGGATTACACCGCTGGCTAAAAGTGATACTCAGTATTCGCTCCAGCACCTGGGGTGAAGTATTTCAACAGGCGCAACAATACCCGGCGTTTCGCAGGTATTGGTACCTGGGACAGGAGATGGACGAGGAATGTAATATTAATATACCACAGTTAACTGAACAGGATGTAAAAACTGTACTCTATAATTGTAAGTTCGAACCTGCTACTGTACGTACCTTCAGCGACGGATTCCTGCAAAAGCTGAAACACCCTTATTATTTGCAACTGTTCTGTCAGCTGAACGATTCGCCGGAACAAACGTTCATCGACGAAAACTTAAGCCTGTTCGAGATCACATCACGGTTTATACAAAACAGGGTGTTCAACTCTTCGAGCAACAGCTTCAAAATACAGATCATTTATAAGCTGCTCGACCTGCTGGATATGGGCCGTAACGGGCAGTATGCAGATAAGAGTGTATTGCTGAACAAAAACGCAGAACTGTTCCCGGCGTACAAAGAACTAATTGCCGATAATATATTGGTAGAAGAGAACCTGAGCCAGGAGATCATGTTTCATGTGAAGGTTCGGTTTGCGCACAACTTCCTGCTTGAGTACTTCACGGCCATGCATTTCATTCTTGAGAACAACATGCAGATCTCGGAGGAAATGTTGCAGAAGGTGGTAAACTACTTCCCGCAGTCACCCTTCCGTATTGCCGTGTTTAAGTGGCTGCTTCGTTATGCGATTACACAACAGAACGTTGTCGCCATCCAGCAAATATTTGTGCTTCCACTGATGGTCGTAGAAAAAGCGAACCTGCTCGAATATCTCGTATTGCATTATCAACATGAAGATAATAAGCATACGATGTTGAAGAACATTTTTCCGCCGGAGTATTTCCGCAAACACCCGATCAGTTCCTTTATCAGCGACGACTTTGTACACTTTAAAAAACGCAAAGTGTTGAACTCTCTGATGGGACTGGCAGAAGCGTCGGACGACAAGTTAAAGATCAAGAGTAACCTGTTCGTCATGGCGCTGATACAGCTGGATGCAGAGCAGTGTGAAATTGAACTGAATAACATCAAAAAGATATGCTCGGCCGAACCGACCATGAGTGAACAGTGGATTACGCCTTACGAGGCCTTTCTGTTCATTTATGAGTACCTGAAGTTCGGCATCCGTAATAAAGAGATTGAAGACAAAGTATATAGCTATGCGCGTAAGTGGAGCTTCGCCGCCGGCAAACCCTTTACCGTGCCGGATGAGATCGTGTACCGGGCCATGTGTTATATCTTTTTGATTTTGGGAGATGATGCGCAGATGTTGCACTTTACGCAACGGTTGTTTCAACACTACCCGTCTATCCTGTTCTCTAAAACCGATCCGTTCCGCCTCATGATGCTGTGCTGGAAAGCGCAGGCGCACCTTAATACAGGCAACCTGGATGCAGCGAAACGCATCAGCTCACATGTTGAAAAAATCCTGAAGCAATACTACTCGGCCGACTTCTTTAACGCTAAGCTGGTCGACATCCTGCACAAGATTATTTATGCAGAGATTTGTTTCCAGGAAAAAGATTATAGTAAAGCCATCCGTATTTCGGAAATGGCAATGGACAGTGCGCAACGACTCGACTTCAAATTGTTTTCGCTGAAAAACTTTGCCACGCTGCACAAAATTTACCAGCAGCTGGAAATGGAAAAACAAAAGCGCGATGCCCTGCAAAAAGTGGAGATCATTCGAGAGGGTACCACCTTTAAACAGGCGGTAGTGTACCTGGTTGGTATAGCCTGATAGCTTGTTGTAATCCTTATAAATGCACGCTCCCCGCTCCTGAAAGGACGGGGAGTTTTTTTAAGCGGGCCCGGCGGATAAGGTGTTCATAATGAAGCAGGAACGCCTTTTACGGTTAATCCAACGTCAGTTATAAATTAATTACTTTTGATTAGTATCCATTTTCTGGCATAATTTTAAGGTTTTAAAGGGCCATGGCGATTGACGAAAGGAAATATAGCACCATACAAATGTTCCTGCTCAACTTGTTGAGCCTCCTCACTTTATTACCCCTGGCACCCTTTATTAACAGGTTTCTTCCGCCGATTTCGCTGGGCGCGTTGCACATCGACCTGTTCCTGTCTATACTCCTCGCATTCCTGTTCACCCGGCTACTGTTGTGGATCTTTAAACCTTTGATCATACCGGCTTTCGTGCTGGTAATGACGGTACTGATCATTAACCTGTTCCGCGACAGCTATACGTTTACACATGTGCTGAACGACTATAAAGGCATGGTGCAGGGCAACTGGGGTTCGCGCGATAACAAGGCGAGCGACATCCTCAGCTTTTACCCGCGCAAAGTGGAGACTTACCGCGACAAAACGGTGAAAGGCATCCGCGCTAAGATGACTTATAAAGATTCGGTGGTGAGAAACTTTGCGGTACAGCACTCGCTCGATTACTTTGACGACTATTTTCCAAAGTATGGCAAGATCGTGCGGTACCTGTCCGTTTACAAATACATCCGGCTGAACTTCAAGTATGTGAATGACGTGCTGCGCGATGAATACTTTGCTACGCCGCAGGAAACCATCCAGAACGGTATGGGAGGCGATTGCGACGACCATTCGATCCTCATGGCCTCCTGCCTGGAAGCGATCGGCGCACGGTGCAGGGTGGTGTTGATACAGGGGCACGCCTATCCCGAGTTATACTGTGGCAATAAAGAAAACTTTGAACTGATCAAACAAGCGATCGTACACTTGTTTCCCCATCCCCCGGTAAAAGAAATTAACTACCACGAATCAAAGGGTGAATACTGGATCAACCTGGATTATAGTGCCATGAACCCAGGTGGGCCTTACCTCAACGACAAAGTATACGCTTTGATCGAAACCAATTAATCTACGACTTTATGGATGATGATCTCCACCCGCCGGTTTTGCTGCCGGCCTTCGGACGTCGTATTGGTGGCCACAGGACGTTTTTCACCTTCGCCGGCGATGTACCGCACCTTATCTGCATATCCTTTCATACCCATAAACGTGGCGACCGTACTGGCACGGCGGCGCGATAAATCCTCGTTATAGGCATCCGTTCCGTTATTATC
This genomic interval from Chitinophaga horti contains the following:
- a CDS encoding transglutaminase-like domain-containing protein — its product is MAIDERKYSTIQMFLLNLLSLLTLLPLAPFINRFLPPISLGALHIDLFLSILLAFLFTRLLLWIFKPLIIPAFVLVMTVLIINLFRDSYTFTHVLNDYKGMVQGNWGSRDNKASDILSFYPRKVETYRDKTVKGIRAKMTYKDSVVRNFAVQHSLDYFDDYFPKYGKIVRYLSVYKYIRLNFKYVNDVLRDEYFATPQETIQNGMGGDCDDHSILMASCLEAIGARCRVVLIQGHAYPELYCGNKENFELIKQAIVHLFPHPPVKEINYHESKGEYWINLDYSAMNPGGPYLNDKVYALIETN